One window of Botrimarina mediterranea genomic DNA carries:
- a CDS encoding outer membrane protein assembly factor BamB family protein: MLRSLRSLTHRLPLFAALLATASSVVASQVVPRHTAEMAGLERAWFTQAPLDPATQTVVGVKLSGGSLYVLTSAGMLQAYDAETGASRWNTRLGDGANTVVLGPAVMHDTVHEDGGPKTPRTLVAATVGSTLYVLREVEKGVETMLKLKVKGSPGAGPAFAEDVVYVPAISGRMTGYPLDQVLDVSFIIASPGELAGTPVSADGSLIWATGGGQVYGAPLKNSNADYRFDASEPLSGPPVVAGRLLHFSTIEGVVYGVSILRGRELWRANLGDVVRKPVVAVDGVVYVATESQVLWALDANTGEQLWKVEGLGDFVSASDKQVFAVAPDGAVGVLDKATGRPIASWPAVGKLTPIANTENDRLYFVSDDGLIQCFHATGLAEPYVHDAKPVAEEEEAAAPSDEPTDEPAEEEPGFGAEEEAPMDDAPVDGFDPFAPTDEAEEDAPAEDDDPFADF, encoded by the coding sequence ATGCTGCGCAGCCTCCGCTCATTGACTCACCGCCTGCCGCTGTTCGCCGCCCTGTTGGCGACCGCAAGCTCCGTCGTCGCCTCGCAGGTCGTCCCCCGGCACACGGCAGAGATGGCGGGCCTCGAGCGAGCTTGGTTTACCCAGGCGCCCCTCGACCCGGCGACGCAGACCGTAGTCGGCGTCAAGCTATCGGGCGGGTCGCTCTACGTGCTCACCTCGGCCGGTATGCTCCAGGCGTACGACGCCGAGACCGGCGCATCGCGATGGAACACACGGCTCGGTGATGGCGCAAACACCGTGGTGCTCGGCCCCGCGGTAATGCACGACACGGTCCATGAAGACGGCGGCCCCAAGACCCCACGCACGCTGGTCGCGGCAACGGTCGGCTCGACGCTGTATGTGCTCCGCGAAGTCGAAAAGGGCGTCGAAACCATGCTGAAGTTGAAGGTCAAAGGCTCGCCGGGCGCCGGGCCTGCGTTCGCCGAGGACGTGGTGTACGTCCCCGCCATTAGCGGTCGCATGACGGGCTATCCGCTCGACCAGGTGCTGGATGTCTCATTCATCATCGCCTCGCCAGGCGAACTCGCCGGCACGCCGGTCAGCGCCGATGGCAGCCTTATCTGGGCGACCGGCGGTGGACAGGTCTATGGCGCGCCGCTCAAGAACAGCAACGCGGACTACCGGTTCGACGCCAGCGAGCCCCTGTCGGGGCCTCCCGTGGTCGCTGGGAGACTATTGCACTTCTCCACCATTGAAGGCGTCGTTTACGGGGTATCTATCCTGCGGGGACGCGAACTGTGGCGGGCTAACTTAGGCGACGTCGTCCGCAAGCCGGTCGTCGCGGTCGATGGCGTGGTTTACGTCGCGACCGAATCGCAGGTGCTCTGGGCGTTGGACGCTAATACGGGCGAACAGCTGTGGAAAGTCGAGGGCCTGGGCGATTTTGTTTCGGCCTCGGACAAGCAGGTCTTTGCCGTCGCCCCCGACGGCGCGGTGGGCGTGCTTGACAAGGCGACCGGCCGGCCCATCGCCAGCTGGCCCGCCGTCGGCAAGCTAACGCCGATCGCCAACACCGAGAACGACCGCCTGTACTTCGTCTCGGATGACGGGCTCATCCAGTGCTTCCACGCCACGGGCCTCGCCGAACCCTACGTTCACGACGCAAAGCCCGTCGCCGAGGAGGAAGAGGCCGCCGCTCCGAGTGACGAACCCACCGACGAGCCGGCCGAAGAAGAACCCGGCTTTGGCGCGGAAGAAGAAGCTCCGATGGACGACGCGCCGGTCGACGGGTTTGACCCGTTCGCGCCGACCGACGAAGCCGAGGAGGACGCGCCGGCAGAAGACGACGACCCCTTCGCCGACTTTTGA
- a CDS encoding prenyltransferase/squalene oxidase repeat-containing protein, whose protein sequence is MSENVPTPAVPPPELLDRSAIAPPPLEPPSHAETSPGDGREAYGWMISFAAHALVCLLLAVSTMPPLPLSTTFTLLGEPPPAEVLDESLDLDDASFELASEDLSQPLENAAAPPLAAPTPEMTTAPQPAVDLSSLLASSSISMPTDTSFAVVPGTGTDGRSDAGRAALVAAKGGSPASEAAVARGLKWLADHQNPDGTWSLIHTAGECRGRCDHPAKVPGKDPFNDSLTSATGLALLPFLGAGETHKRGRYRRVIRNGLSALVRLGKLDEDNPGLTWADSGRMYAHGICAIVLCEAYGLTKDPELRAPAQAALAYLAYAQDPAGGGWRYRPQEAGDTSVTGWQIMALKSGMLAGFQTPPRIASRASQFLDSASTDNGSRYGYLAAPEPVDGAEPPPYNGTPTLTAVGLLCRMYLGWDHDDDRLARGVERLAKEGPRSGNFYHNYYAAQTIFHHTGGVGPVWREWNEKVRDQLVEQQATRGHERGSWWIEGPHNDRGGRLYATALATMTLEVYYRYLPLYQSEAIQTALPD, encoded by the coding sequence GTGTCCGAAAACGTCCCCACCCCCGCCGTGCCGCCCCCCGAACTCCTCGACAGGTCGGCGATCGCCCCTCCCCCGCTGGAACCGCCATCGCACGCCGAGACTTCACCCGGCGACGGACGGGAAGCGTACGGCTGGATGATCAGTTTCGCGGCCCACGCCCTGGTCTGCCTGCTGCTGGCGGTCTCGACGATGCCGCCGCTACCGCTCTCGACGACGTTCACGCTACTCGGCGAGCCGCCGCCGGCCGAGGTGCTCGACGAGTCGCTCGACCTCGACGACGCGTCATTCGAGCTGGCGTCCGAGGACCTGTCGCAACCGCTCGAGAACGCCGCCGCGCCGCCCCTCGCCGCGCCGACGCCCGAAATGACCACCGCTCCGCAGCCAGCGGTGGACTTGTCGTCGCTGTTGGCGAGCTCGTCGATTTCGATGCCCACCGATACGAGCTTCGCCGTGGTGCCCGGCACGGGGACCGACGGCCGATCGGACGCCGGCCGCGCCGCGCTCGTGGCCGCCAAGGGGGGATCACCCGCCAGCGAGGCGGCCGTCGCCCGCGGCCTCAAGTGGCTCGCCGATCACCAGAACCCCGACGGCACGTGGAGCCTCATCCACACCGCCGGCGAGTGCCGTGGGCGTTGCGACCATCCCGCGAAGGTTCCCGGCAAGGACCCGTTCAACGACTCGCTCACCAGCGCCACGGGGCTCGCCTTGCTGCCGTTCCTCGGAGCTGGCGAGACCCACAAGCGCGGCCGCTACCGCCGCGTCATCCGCAACGGCCTGAGCGCGCTGGTGCGGCTCGGCAAGCTCGACGAAGACAACCCCGGCCTCACCTGGGCCGATAGCGGCAGGATGTACGCCCACGGCATCTGTGCGATCGTGCTTTGCGAGGCGTACGGCCTCACCAAGGACCCCGAGCTCCGCGCGCCGGCGCAAGCGGCGTTGGCTTACTTGGCGTACGCCCAAGACCCGGCCGGCGGGGGCTGGCGTTACCGACCACAAGAAGCGGGCGACACCTCGGTCACCGGCTGGCAGATCATGGCGTTGAAGAGCGGCATGCTCGCCGGCTTCCAAACGCCGCCACGGATCGCCAGCCGTGCAAGCCAGTTCCTCGACTCGGCCAGCACCGACAACGGCTCACGCTATGGCTACCTCGCCGCGCCCGAACCCGTCGACGGCGCCGAGCCGCCCCCTTACAACGGCACGCCGACGCTCACCGCGGTCGGTCTGTTGTGCCGCATGTACCTCGGCTGGGACCACGACGACGACCGCCTCGCGCGCGGCGTCGAGCGGCTGGCGAAGGAAGGCCCCCGCTCCGGCAACTTCTATCACAACTACTACGCCGCGCAGACGATCTTCCATCACACCGGCGGCGTCGGCCCCGTGTGGCGTGAGTGGAACGAGAAGGTGCGCGACCAACTCGTCGAGCAACAAGCGACCCGCGGCCACGAACGGGGCAGCTGGTGGATCGAGGGTCCCCACAACGACCGCGGCGGTAGGTTGTACGCCACGGCGTTGGCGACGATGACCCTCGAGGTCTACTACCGCTACCTGCCGCTGTATCAATCCGAAGCGATCCAAACCGCGCTGCCCGATTAG
- a CDS encoding NfeD family protein, giving the protein MSVASLSPSGLPRWVRAALLLAALLLPVRGRAAAEAEPAEVPPAAGEVEEEGADGEAKADPRQVALVRLRLPITGNDDTVYQARLQRAIEKLGKAPAGVGDRRPLLVLEFAPTPEGGATEFERALRLARFLVSDEMARVKTLAYLPDSIEGHAVLVALACEEIAMAPEAQVGRAGADEDAARPLEPGIRASYEQIAEARRTAPPAVVLAMVDRAAELVRLETDRGVEFALGADLEALREERAVVSEDVLAPPGTLAVFTGREAREEGIAKYLVADRESLARALSVPSESLNEDQSIAGEWRPVMVDLSGPVNQRLVRRIETLIGDELERTNVNWVGVRIDSTGGDLPAALRLAQTLADLGDGEVRTVAYVPKRAEGPAALVALACDQLVMQEGAVLRGAEPIAGDAEENPGRLDPNLQKELEGLLADPQAEIDAARTTVRETLAPATARTWSLLAAAFDGSIELARYTNRETGAQRVFSPEELEEQPAAAEWRKGEEVKAAGVALDIPAERAVDSGIAWQTVEQFDDLQALYGLTEPPRTSEPNWALELVEALASPGLAALLLVIGIVGIYIELHSPGVGIGGFVATVALLLFFWSKFLDGTADWLEVLLFVTGMVFVLLELLVLPGLGIFGVGGSLLIIASIVLASQTFILPQTEAQLYELRNSLATVAGAGFAFLILAGVLRQYLPQSALFRRATLGPLEEADRIEQDRREQLADYEHLLGHRGVATTNLLPTGRVEIDGELVDVVTRGEFVERGDAVEVVETHANRVVVRRVQG; this is encoded by the coding sequence ATGAGCGTCGCGTCATTATCGCCGAGCGGTCTGCCGCGATGGGTGCGTGCCGCGTTGCTGCTCGCGGCCCTGCTGCTCCCTGTAAGGGGGCGAGCGGCGGCAGAAGCCGAGCCCGCCGAGGTCCCGCCGGCGGCGGGAGAGGTCGAGGAAGAGGGGGCCGATGGCGAAGCGAAGGCCGACCCGAGGCAGGTCGCCCTGGTGCGGCTGCGGCTGCCGATCACTGGCAACGACGACACGGTGTACCAGGCGCGGCTGCAACGCGCCATCGAGAAGCTCGGGAAGGCCCCCGCTGGCGTAGGGGACCGACGGCCGTTGTTGGTGCTCGAGTTCGCCCCGACCCCCGAAGGGGGCGCGACGGAGTTCGAGCGGGCGCTGCGGCTGGCGCGGTTCCTGGTCAGCGATGAGATGGCGCGGGTGAAGACGCTGGCGTACCTCCCCGATTCGATCGAGGGGCACGCGGTGCTGGTGGCGCTGGCGTGTGAAGAGATCGCGATGGCGCCCGAGGCGCAGGTCGGCCGCGCCGGCGCCGATGAGGACGCCGCCCGCCCGCTGGAGCCGGGCATCCGCGCCTCGTACGAGCAGATTGCCGAGGCCCGCCGCACGGCGCCGCCGGCGGTGGTTCTAGCGATGGTCGATCGGGCCGCCGAGCTGGTGCGATTGGAGACCGATCGCGGCGTCGAGTTCGCGTTGGGCGCAGACCTCGAAGCGCTGCGTGAAGAGCGGGCCGTGGTCAGCGAAGACGTGCTCGCCCCCCCGGGGACGCTGGCCGTCTTCACCGGCCGCGAGGCGCGCGAGGAGGGGATCGCCAAGTACCTGGTCGCCGATCGTGAATCGCTGGCGCGGGCCCTTTCGGTGCCAAGCGAGTCGCTCAACGAAGACCAATCGATCGCCGGCGAATGGCGCCCGGTAATGGTCGATCTGTCGGGGCCGGTGAACCAGCGACTGGTGCGCCGGATCGAGACGCTGATCGGTGACGAGCTGGAACGCACCAACGTGAACTGGGTTGGCGTCCGGATCGATTCGACCGGCGGCGACTTGCCCGCGGCGCTGCGGCTCGCGCAGACGCTGGCGGACCTGGGCGACGGGGAGGTCCGCACCGTCGCCTACGTCCCCAAACGGGCCGAAGGGCCGGCGGCGCTGGTGGCGCTGGCGTGCGATCAGCTGGTGATGCAGGAGGGCGCCGTGCTGCGGGGCGCCGAGCCGATCGCCGGCGATGCCGAGGAGAACCCGGGCAGGCTCGATCCCAACCTCCAGAAGGAACTCGAAGGGCTCCTCGCCGACCCGCAGGCGGAGATCGACGCCGCCCGCACGACGGTGCGGGAGACCCTAGCGCCCGCCACGGCGCGAACCTGGTCGCTGCTGGCGGCGGCGTTCGACGGCAGCATCGAACTCGCCCGTTACACCAATCGCGAGACGGGCGCCCAGCGGGTCTTTAGCCCCGAGGAACTCGAGGAGCAGCCCGCCGCGGCCGAGTGGCGCAAGGGCGAGGAGGTGAAGGCCGCCGGCGTCGCCCTCGACATCCCCGCCGAAAGGGCGGTCGATTCGGGCATCGCCTGGCAGACCGTCGAGCAGTTCGACGACCTGCAAGCCTTGTACGGGCTTACCGAGCCGCCGCGCACTTCGGAACCGAATTGGGCGCTCGAGCTTGTCGAAGCGCTCGCGTCGCCCGGGCTGGCGGCGCTGCTGCTGGTGATCGGCATCGTCGGCATCTACATCGAGTTGCACTCGCCGGGCGTCGGCATCGGTGGTTTCGTAGCGACCGTCGCGCTGCTGCTGTTCTTCTGGAGCAAGTTCCTTGATGGCACGGCCGACTGGCTCGAGGTGCTGCTGTTCGTGACGGGTATGGTGTTCGTGCTGCTGGAGCTGCTGGTGCTGCCGGGGCTGGGCATTTTTGGCGTCGGCGGGTCGCTGTTGATCATCGCGTCGATCGTGCTGGCGAGTCAGACCTTCATCCTGCCGCAGACCGAAGCGCAGCTCTACGAACTACGCAACTCATTGGCGACGGTCGCCGGGGCGGGCTTCGCGTTCTTGATCCTGGCGGGAGTGCTGCGCCAGTACCTGCCGCAATCGGCCCTGTTCCGCCGGGCGACTCTGGGGCCGCTCGAGGAGGCGGACCGCATCGAGCAGGACCGCCGCGAACAGCTGGCCGACTACGAGCACCTGCTGGGCCACCGCGGCGTCGCGACCACCAACCTGTTGCCAACGGGCCGCGTGGAGATCGACGGCGAGCTGGTCGATGTCGTTACGCGCGGCGAGTTCGTCGAACGCGGCGACGCCGTCGAGGTCGTCGAAACGCACGCGAACCGAGTCGTCGTCCGCCGCGTCCAGGGGTAA
- a CDS encoding NfeD family protein, with product MNALDGISIAVLLTLVGSLLVIAEVFFPSGGLLGFLSAACFIGAIYSAYTSGGWFYGLSFAAAEVVLTPVLLYFAFTYLPSTPLGKVLVGAAPTEQEVLPEGDRRTLVGRVGVARSKMLPAGSIEIDGQMLDAVSQGQAIDPGEYVKVVEASRTRLVVRRAPAAERPDPTRSTGSGDLLSRPAGELGLDDFDFDEKSPQA from the coding sequence TTGAACGCCCTCGACGGAATCTCGATCGCTGTGCTGCTGACGCTCGTTGGCAGTTTGCTCGTTATTGCCGAGGTGTTCTTTCCCTCGGGCGGGCTGTTGGGCTTCTTGTCGGCGGCGTGCTTTATCGGGGCGATCTACAGCGCTTACACGTCGGGCGGCTGGTTCTACGGGCTTTCGTTTGCCGCGGCGGAGGTGGTGCTGACGCCGGTCTTGCTCTACTTCGCGTTTACGTACTTGCCCAGCACGCCGCTGGGCAAGGTCCTGGTGGGCGCTGCGCCGACCGAACAAGAAGTGCTCCCCGAGGGCGACCGTCGGACTTTGGTGGGCCGCGTTGGCGTCGCGCGGTCGAAGATGCTGCCGGCGGGGTCGATCGAGATCGACGGCCAGATGCTCGACGCGGTCAGCCAGGGCCAAGCGATCGATCCGGGCGAGTACGTCAAAGTCGTCGAGGCGAGCCGCACGCGGTTGGTGGTCCGCCGGGCCCCCGCCGCCGAACGCCCCGACCCCACACGTTCGACCGGCAGCGGCGACTTGCTCTCACGGCCGGCCGGCGAACTGGGCCTCGACGACTTCGACTTCGACGAGAAGTCGCCGCAGGCTTGA